The Rhodococcus sp. X156 genome window below encodes:
- a CDS encoding winged helix DNA-binding domain-containing protein, producing the protein MSTTSGSPLAVTRAQVLRSRVRTQQLDREPASASVATTDVLDLGVQDTGTGGAAWSLTNRGCAVPSTGDDELALAWTVRGAPHAYRRTDLPAVELALRPWSDRDAGKRIFNASKPLTAAGIGTLDALAAVATELRDLVDAPMVKGELSGRLAERMPEPYLRWCTPCSATRLHEMPFRLAALHAGLELAAGTSPPVLRRVPGWPADQVANLDAAAVPDRLHLVRAFVHHLGPATPAEVAAYLDAPLADVRQQWPDDVVAVQVDGQAANSWVLAADADVLRGAAEDQPSVVRLLGPFDLFLQCRDRERVVPDAAHRKDLWRTLGRPGAVLADGEVVGTWRPRATGRRLRLELSPWQEWSTGVRAAVEREAQRLAEHRGLELVP; encoded by the coding sequence ATGAGCACGACCTCGGGCAGCCCCCTGGCCGTCACCCGCGCGCAGGTGCTGCGCTCTCGGGTGCGCACCCAGCAGCTCGACCGCGAGCCGGCCAGCGCCTCCGTGGCCACGACGGACGTGCTGGACCTGGGCGTGCAGGACACCGGAACCGGCGGTGCCGCGTGGTCGCTCACCAACCGCGGGTGCGCGGTTCCCAGCACCGGTGACGACGAGCTCGCGCTGGCCTGGACGGTGCGCGGCGCCCCGCACGCCTACCGGCGCACCGACCTGCCCGCCGTGGAGCTGGCGCTGCGCCCGTGGTCAGACCGCGACGCGGGCAAGCGGATCTTCAACGCCAGCAAGCCGTTGACGGCTGCAGGCATCGGCACCCTGGACGCCCTGGCTGCAGTGGCCACCGAGCTGCGCGACCTCGTGGACGCCCCGATGGTCAAGGGCGAGCTGTCGGGGCGGCTGGCCGAGCGGATGCCCGAGCCGTACCTGCGCTGGTGCACGCCGTGCAGCGCCACCCGCCTGCACGAGATGCCTTTTCGCCTCGCGGCGCTGCACGCGGGCCTGGAGCTGGCGGCGGGCACCTCTCCCCCGGTGCTGCGCCGGGTGCCGGGCTGGCCCGCCGACCAGGTCGCCAACCTGGACGCGGCCGCCGTCCCCGACCGGCTGCACCTGGTGCGGGCGTTCGTGCACCACCTGGGCCCGGCGACCCCGGCAGAGGTCGCGGCCTACCTGGACGCCCCGCTGGCCGACGTGCGGCAGCAGTGGCCCGACGACGTGGTGGCCGTGCAGGTTGACGGCCAGGCAGCGAATTCGTGGGTGCTGGCCGCCGACGCCGATGTCCTCCGTGGTGCCGCCGAGGACCAGCCGTCCGTGGTGCGACTGCTGGGCCCGTTCGACCTGTTCCTGCAGTGCCGCGACCGCGAGCGGGTGGTGCCCGACGCGGCGCACCGCAAGGACCTGTGGCGCACCCTCGGCCGGCCCGGGGCGGTGCTGGCTGACGGCGAGGTGGTGGGGACGTGGCGCCCCCGCGCGACGGGCCGACGGCTGCGCCTGGAGCTGTCGCCGTGGCAGGAGTGGAGCACCGGAGTGCGAGCGGCGGTGGAGCGCGAGGCGCAGCGGCTGGCCGAGCACCGTGGGCTGGAGCTGGTGCCCTGA
- a CDS encoding MFS transporter → MPVALLALALGGFAIGTTEFVIMGLLPEVAADVGISIPTAGHLISGYAAGVVVGALVLTAATVRLPRKTVLFGLMGLFAAGNLLSALAPTYELLLTARVIAGLPHGAFFGVGAVVAAGMVEPGRRARAVSMMFLGLTIANVVGVPGATLLGQSLGWRYAFAAVAVIGVATMVAVSVLVPTVERAPDDEVPVLRHELAALRRPQVLLSLAVVTFGFGGLFACYSYVTPMMTDVAGFAPNSITGILIVVGVGMTIGSYLGGKLADWAPERTLVAGLVGLMVVLVLLSLGASVPWLAVTLLFFVGLFSMGMGPAIQTRIIGQAEDAPTMVSSAIQSGFNVANSLGAWLGGLVIAAGAGFRAPNLVGAGLVAVGLALLILSLVLNRRERSAAVLAAEAEEPVSVGS, encoded by the coding sequence TTGCCTGTCGCGCTGCTCGCGCTTGCTCTCGGCGGTTTTGCGATCGGCACCACGGAGTTCGTGATCATGGGTCTGCTGCCCGAGGTGGCTGCGGACGTCGGGATCTCCATCCCCACTGCGGGACACCTCATCTCCGGCTACGCCGCCGGGGTGGTGGTGGGCGCGCTGGTGCTCACCGCGGCCACCGTGCGGCTGCCGCGCAAGACGGTGCTCTTCGGGCTGATGGGCCTGTTCGCGGCGGGCAACCTGCTCTCCGCCCTCGCCCCCACCTACGAGCTGCTGCTGACCGCCCGCGTCATCGCCGGGCTGCCGCACGGTGCGTTCTTCGGCGTGGGGGCGGTGGTGGCGGCCGGCATGGTCGAGCCCGGTCGCCGGGCCAGGGCGGTGTCCATGATGTTCCTGGGCCTCACCATCGCCAACGTGGTGGGCGTGCCCGGCGCCACGCTGCTGGGGCAGTCGCTGGGCTGGCGCTACGCCTTTGCCGCCGTGGCCGTCATCGGGGTGGCCACCATGGTGGCGGTGTCGGTGCTCGTCCCGACCGTCGAGCGCGCTCCCGACGACGAGGTTCCGGTGCTGCGCCACGAGCTGGCTGCGCTGCGCCGGCCGCAGGTGCTGCTGTCGCTGGCGGTGGTCACCTTCGGCTTCGGTGGGCTGTTCGCCTGCTACAGCTACGTGACGCCGATGATGACCGACGTGGCCGGCTTCGCGCCCAACTCGATCACCGGCATCCTCATCGTGGTGGGTGTGGGCATGACCATCGGCTCCTACCTGGGCGGCAAGCTCGCCGACTGGGCCCCCGAGCGCACCCTGGTGGCCGGGTTGGTCGGGCTGATGGTGGTGCTCGTGCTGCTGAGCCTGGGGGCGTCGGTGCCGTGGCTGGCGGTGACGCTGCTGTTCTTCGTGGGCCTGTTCAGCATGGGCATGGGCCCGGCCATCCAGACGCGGATCATCGGGCAGGCCGAGGACGCGCCCACCATGGTCTCCTCGGCCATCCAGTCCGGCTTCAACGTGGCCAACTCCCTGGGTGCCTGGCTGGGCGGACTGGTGATCGCCGCGGGGGCAGGCTTTCGCGCGCCCAACCTGGTGGGTGCTGGGCTGGTCGCGGTGGGGCTCGCGCTGCTGATCCTCTCGCTGGTGCTCAACCGCCGCGAGCGCAGCGCTGCGGTATTGGCTGCCGAGGCTGAGGAGCCGGTGTCTGTCGGGAGCTGA
- a CDS encoding zinc-binding dehydrogenase → MTDLPSTTLEIRSLVSSAGRLELSLEEVPVPAPGEDEVVVQVEAAPINPSDLGLLFAGADMRTAQASGTDSRPLVTAELSSAAMRALAQRVDVPMPVGNEGSGTVVAAGSGPQAQALLGKRVAMIGGGMFTQYRCVSTVECMPLPEGVTAEQGASAFVNPLTALGMVETMRREGHSALVFTAAASNLGQMLNKICLADGIGMVNIVRKQEQEDLLRELGATHVCNSTSDSFMSDLTDAIAATGATIAFDAIGGGNGAGQILTCMEQALNRNVTEYSRYGTDVHKQVYIYGALDPRPTEIRRNFGFAWGMGGWLLFPFLQRVGHDVRRRLQERVAAELTTTFASRYAKEISLAQALQLSEMAGYGSQSTGTKYLITPNS, encoded by the coding sequence ATGACCGACCTGCCCAGCACGACCCTGGAGATTCGTTCCCTGGTGAGCAGCGCGGGGCGGCTGGAGCTGTCGCTGGAGGAGGTGCCGGTGCCCGCACCCGGGGAGGACGAGGTGGTGGTGCAGGTGGAGGCTGCGCCCATCAACCCCTCCGACCTCGGGCTGCTGTTCGCCGGGGCGGACATGCGCACCGCGCAGGCCTCGGGCACCGACTCCCGGCCGTTGGTCACCGCCGAGCTGTCCAGCGCCGCCATGCGGGCACTGGCCCAGCGGGTGGACGTGCCCATGCCGGTGGGCAACGAGGGCTCGGGCACGGTGGTGGCCGCCGGGTCCGGCCCGCAGGCCCAGGCCCTGCTGGGCAAGCGGGTGGCGATGATCGGCGGCGGGATGTTCACCCAGTACCGCTGCGTCAGCACCGTGGAGTGCATGCCGCTGCCCGAGGGTGTCACCGCCGAGCAGGGTGCGTCGGCGTTCGTGAACCCGCTGACCGCGCTGGGCATGGTGGAGACGATGCGCCGCGAGGGTCACTCCGCGCTGGTGTTCACCGCCGCGGCGTCCAACCTGGGACAGATGCTGAACAAGATCTGCCTGGCCGACGGCATCGGGATGGTGAACATCGTCCGCAAGCAGGAGCAGGAGGACCTGCTCCGCGAGCTCGGCGCCACCCACGTCTGCAACTCCACCTCGGACAGCTTCATGTCCGACCTCACCGACGCGATCGCCGCCACCGGAGCGACCATCGCCTTCGACGCCATCGGCGGCGGCAACGGGGCGGGGCAGATCCTCACCTGCATGGAGCAGGCCCTCAACCGCAACGTCACCGAGTACTCCCGCTACGGCACCGACGTGCACAAGCAGGTCTACATCTACGGCGCGCTGGACCCGCGCCCCACCGAGATCCGGCGCAACTTCGGCTTCGCGTGGGGGATGGGCGGCTGGCTGCTGTTCCCGTTCCTGCAGCGGGTGGGCCACGACGTGCGACGCCGCCTGCAGGAGCGGGTGGCCGCGGAGCTGACCACCACCTTCGCCAGCCGCTACGCCAAGGAGATCTCCCTGGCCCAGGCGCTGCAGCTGTCGGAGATGGCCGGCTACGGGTCGCAGTCCACCGGCACGAAGTACCTGATCACCCCGAACAGCTAG
- a CDS encoding prolyl oligopeptidase family serine peptidase: protein MTKRVRFTSHASLSPDATAFACIVDEGGYPRAEQRFLSGRTTTHARWVELPVSGPITKVIHSADGRWLACQMAPDGATRTQVWVVTTDPDDRAARRLGTAEDCSMELAGWDGTRVAVTAIDADGVAEARLVDPHTQAVQVLDRRRGGHLVDSWDGTALLRVGPRGDRELLMLRGGAALPLLPRDPGSTTDVGILLDERHSPGRPEKYRWNGPDQPPARRRVRALVRSDHGCEHARLLEVALWEGGGEAISWRVLAERADCDLDEFVVSDDSSTVALLWNVGGVSELQVLDLADGHLHPPVDLPGLVAADLSVSAGGSMLAVTVQGPSMPPSVALVEPRTGEWGPLEPVDPAPVPVHSPVLCELTAADGTPLSGWLYRSAHSGPGPVLLYFHGGPEAQERPTYSELYPALVDAGVSVFAPNVRGSGGFGRTFVHADEGDKRFAGIDDVADCVAHLVAEGVADPARVACAGRSYGGYLTLASLTFHSELFAAGVAICGMSSLASFYENTEPWIAEAAYPKYGHPVRDRQLLEELSPISHIAKLTAPLLVVHGAHDTNVPVSESEQVVAAVQRQGGRAELLLFPDEGHEIVTRVNRAALVDAVVRWVTQHAG, encoded by the coding sequence CTGACCAAGCGGGTCCGGTTCACCTCGCACGCCTCGCTCTCGCCCGATGCCACCGCCTTCGCCTGCATCGTCGACGAGGGCGGCTACCCCCGGGCCGAGCAGCGCTTCCTGTCCGGGCGCACCACCACCCACGCCCGCTGGGTGGAGCTGCCGGTGTCCGGGCCCATCACCAAGGTCATCCACTCCGCGGACGGGCGCTGGCTGGCCTGCCAGATGGCCCCCGACGGCGCCACCCGCACCCAGGTGTGGGTGGTGACCACCGATCCGGACGACCGCGCCGCCCGCCGTCTGGGCACGGCCGAGGACTGCTCGATGGAGCTGGCCGGCTGGGACGGCACCCGGGTGGCGGTGACGGCGATCGACGCCGACGGGGTGGCCGAGGCTCGGCTGGTGGACCCGCACACCCAGGCGGTGCAGGTGCTCGACCGCCGCCGGGGCGGGCACCTGGTGGACTCCTGGGACGGTACGGCGCTGCTGCGGGTGGGGCCGCGCGGTGACCGCGAGCTGCTCATGCTGCGCGGCGGTGCCGCCCTGCCGCTGCTGCCCCGCGACCCGGGCTCCACCACCGACGTCGGCATCCTCCTGGACGAGCGGCACAGCCCGGGGCGGCCGGAGAAGTACCGCTGGAACGGGCCCGACCAGCCGCCGGCCCGGCGTCGCGTCCGGGCCCTGGTGCGCAGCGACCACGGCTGCGAGCACGCCAGGCTGCTGGAGGTGGCCCTCTGGGAGGGCGGCGGCGAGGCCATCTCCTGGCGGGTGCTCGCCGAGCGGGCGGACTGCGACCTGGACGAGTTCGTGGTCAGCGACGACAGCTCGACCGTGGCGCTGCTGTGGAACGTGGGCGGGGTGAGTGAGCTGCAGGTGCTCGACCTGGCCGACGGCCACCTGCACCCGCCGGTGGACCTGCCCGGGCTGGTGGCCGCCGACCTCAGCGTCAGCGCGGGCGGCTCGATGCTCGCGGTCACCGTGCAGGGTCCCAGCATGCCGCCATCGGTGGCGCTGGTGGAGCCGCGCACGGGGGAGTGGGGCCCGCTGGAGCCGGTGGACCCGGCGCCGGTGCCGGTGCACTCCCCGGTGCTGTGCGAGCTGACCGCCGCTGACGGGACCCCGCTGTCGGGCTGGCTCTACCGCTCGGCGCACTCCGGTCCCGGCCCGGTGCTGCTGTACTTCCACGGTGGTCCGGAGGCGCAGGAACGGCCGACCTACAGCGAGCTGTACCCCGCGCTGGTGGACGCGGGGGTGAGCGTCTTCGCGCCCAACGTCCGCGGCTCCGGCGGGTTCGGGCGCACGTTTGTGCACGCCGACGAGGGGGACAAGCGCTTCGCCGGGATCGACGACGTGGCCGACTGCGTGGCCCACCTGGTGGCCGAGGGCGTCGCCGACCCTGCCCGGGTGGCGTGCGCGGGCCGCTCCTACGGCGGCTACCTGACGCTGGCCTCGCTGACCTTCCACTCCGAGCTGTTCGCCGCGGGGGTGGCGATCTGCGGGATGAGCAGCCTGGCCAGCTTCTACGAGAACACCGAGCCGTGGATCGCCGAGGCGGCCTACCCCAAGTACGGCCACCCGGTGCGCGACCGCCAGCTGCTGGAGGAGCTCTCACCCATCAGCCACATCGCCAAGCTCACCGCGCCGCTGCTGGTGGTGCACGGCGCGCACGACACCAACGTGCCGGTGTCGGAGTCGGAGCAGGTGGTGGCGGCGGTGCAGCGGCAGGGCGGTCGGGCCGAGCTGCTGCTGTTCCCCGACGAGGGCCACGAGATCGTCACCCGGGTCAACCGGGCCGCGCTGGTGGACGCGGTGGTCCGCTGGGTCACCCAGCACGCCGGCTGA
- a CDS encoding N-acetylglutaminylglutamine amidotransferase, whose translation MCGLCGEIRFDGSSPDVGAVERMTEAMTTRGPDGGGVHVRGAAALGHRRLCIIDLSSRGSQPMVDEELGLSLVFNGCVYNYQQLRTELAGQGYRFTSTSDSEVVLKAFHRWGSDCVQHFVGMFALAVLEHRSGVLTLARDRLGIKPLYLAESPGRLRFASSVQALLAGGGVDTELDRVALHHYLSFHSVVPAPRTIYRGVRKLPPATVRVVQPDGTSSEHRYWDPVFAPSPDRADWSARDWQQALLDSLRTAVSRRMVADVPVGVLLSGGIDSSLVVALLAEQGQRDLATFSIGFDSAGGESGDEYAYSDLVANTFGTAHHQIHVDSARLLPAVEPTIAAMGEPMVSHDCVAFFLLSQEVSQHVKVVQSGQGADEVLGGYDWYPPLLGVPRADASEAYRAVFVDRPHDAIGSLLSAEYHLDHDVSADFVRAHQQRPGASTAVDAALRLDTTVMLVDDPVKRVDTMTMAWGLEARVPFLDHQFVELAATCPPELKLASGGKGVLKDASRALLPAAVVDRTKGYFPVPGIRHLDGGVLELVHDALGSRSARDRALYRPEALEKLLATPNEDRTTLGSSSLWQVAVLEMWLQTMERF comes from the coding sequence ATGTGCGGCCTGTGCGGCGAGATCAGGTTCGACGGCTCCAGCCCCGACGTGGGCGCGGTCGAGCGGATGACCGAGGCGATGACCACGCGCGGCCCCGACGGCGGAGGCGTGCACGTGCGCGGCGCCGCGGCGCTGGGACACCGCCGGCTGTGCATCATCGACCTGTCCAGCCGCGGCAGCCAGCCGATGGTGGACGAGGAGCTGGGCCTGTCGCTGGTGTTCAACGGCTGCGTCTACAACTACCAGCAGCTGCGCACGGAGCTGGCCGGGCAGGGCTACCGCTTCACCTCCACCTCCGACAGCGAGGTGGTGCTCAAGGCCTTCCACCGCTGGGGCAGCGACTGCGTGCAGCACTTCGTCGGGATGTTCGCCCTCGCCGTGCTCGAGCACCGCAGCGGCGTGCTCACCCTGGCCCGCGACCGCCTCGGCATCAAGCCGCTGTACCTGGCTGAGTCGCCGGGGCGGCTGCGCTTCGCGTCGTCGGTGCAGGCGCTGCTGGCTGGGGGCGGGGTGGACACCGAGCTCGACCGGGTGGCGCTGCACCACTACCTCAGCTTCCACTCGGTGGTGCCCGCCCCACGCACCATCTACCGAGGGGTGCGCAAGCTGCCACCGGCCACCGTGCGGGTGGTGCAGCCCGACGGCACCAGCAGCGAGCACCGCTACTGGGACCCCGTCTTCGCGCCCAGCCCCGACCGGGCCGACTGGTCCGCCCGCGACTGGCAGCAGGCGCTGCTGGACTCGCTGCGCACCGCCGTGTCCCGCCGGATGGTGGCCGACGTGCCGGTGGGGGTGCTGCTGTCCGGGGGCATCGACTCCAGCCTGGTGGTGGCGCTGCTGGCTGAGCAGGGCCAGCGCGACCTGGCCACCTTCAGCATCGGCTTCGACTCCGCGGGTGGGGAGTCCGGCGACGAGTACGCCTACTCCGACCTGGTCGCCAACACCTTCGGCACCGCCCACCACCAGATCCACGTGGACTCCGCGCGGCTGCTGCCGGCGGTGGAGCCCACGATCGCGGCGATGGGCGAGCCGATGGTCAGCCACGACTGCGTGGCGTTCTTCCTGCTGTCGCAGGAGGTCAGCCAGCACGTCAAGGTGGTGCAGTCCGGGCAGGGCGCCGACGAGGTGCTCGGCGGCTACGACTGGTACCCCCCGCTGCTGGGGGTGCCGCGGGCCGACGCCAGCGAGGCCTACCGGGCGGTGTTCGTGGACCGCCCGCACGACGCCATCGGCTCCCTGCTTTCGGCGGAGTACCACCTCGACCACGACGTCAGCGCCGACTTCGTCCGCGCCCACCAGCAGCGCCCGGGTGCGTCCACCGCGGTGGACGCCGCGCTGCGGCTGGACACCACGGTGATGCTGGTGGACGACCCGGTGAAGCGGGTGGACACCATGACCATGGCGTGGGGGCTGGAGGCCCGGGTGCCGTTCCTGGACCACCAGTTCGTGGAGCTGGCCGCCACCTGCCCGCCGGAGCTGAAGCTGGCCTCGGGCGGCAAGGGGGTGCTCAAGGACGCCAGCCGGGCGCTGCTGCCGGCGGCGGTGGTGGACCGGACCAAGGGCTACTTCCCGGTGCCCGGCATCCGGCACCTCGACGGCGGTGTGCTGGAGCTGGTGCACGACGCCCTGGGCAGTCGCAGCGCCCGCGACCGGGCCCTCTACCGTCCCGAGGCGCTGGAGAAGCTGCTGGCCACCCCCAACGAGGACCGGACCACCCTGGGGTCCAGCTCGTTGTGGCAGGTGGCGGTGCTGGAGATGTGGCTGCAGACGATGGAGAGGTTCTAG
- a CDS encoding carboxylate--amine ligase/circularly permuted type 2 ATP-grasp protein — translation MTASGGIRKMGVEEEFHLVDARTRRLTARAPELLATLPPQVYVEELQRCVVEVNSGAFADLQALRADLVGHRRMLCSAAAELGMGVVAAGAVPLSVPSEMQVTQTPRYRRMLADYQLLAREQLICGTQVHVDLPDRDEAVVVANRVAPYLAVFLALSSSSPFWADGSDTGYASARTLVWLRWPTTGASSGAGSAAEYDALVGDLVSSGVITDPGMVYFDVRPSTRLPTLELRICDGCPSVDSVVLIAGLFRALVEREVADLRAGVPPLQVSTTLNRAALWRAARSGLEGELVDVVTGTPRPAGEVVDSLVRMLRPQLVQTGDWDTISELARSAVHVGSSASRQRRTLRRRGLLTDVVDLLMAETACLLTPQAEISDPEGTLLHGYQLLGSPPVVDVHDEAVDHRGEVRPEYQHVLKLAAGLGPAGLRKRQAEVEREQSIDGVTFRVSGEGQPQIFPLDVVPRLVPAHDWELLQRGLAQRTLALNAFIEDVYGERTLVHDGVLPPEVLDRAPGLRESGLLAPRGRVRTHFSGVDLVCTGPGSWLVLEDNLRVPSGVAYALANRSLMCGTLPELEMPADVLSHDAVAGMIRDTLLAAAPPRAGDAVSAAVLTSGWQDSAYFEHKLIADQTGLPLVRTENLSVNDGVLHLHHGRQSRRIDVLYVRMDEDMLLSSLGHDGQPLRQGLTEALGNGTLTLANALGNGVGDDKAIYPYVPAMIDYYLGQAPILDQVPTMVCADRAQRDEVLGRLAELVVKPIDGFGGAGITIGPECTDEELAERRVELMTHPERYVAQEVVPLSTHPTFDGTGFYPHHVDLRAFVHLRADGDRVDAHVVPAALTRVAPAGTKIVNTSRGGGGKDTWIQG, via the coding sequence ATGACTGCATCTGGGGGGATCAGGAAGATGGGCGTCGAGGAGGAGTTCCACCTCGTCGACGCGCGCACGCGACGACTCACCGCGCGGGCGCCGGAGCTGCTGGCCACGCTTCCTCCGCAGGTCTACGTGGAGGAGCTGCAGCGCTGCGTGGTCGAGGTGAACAGCGGGGCGTTCGCCGACCTGCAGGCGCTGCGCGCCGACCTGGTCGGTCACCGGCGGATGCTGTGCAGCGCAGCAGCCGAGCTGGGCATGGGGGTGGTGGCCGCGGGGGCGGTGCCGCTGTCGGTGCCCTCGGAGATGCAGGTGACGCAGACCCCGCGCTACCGGCGGATGCTCGCCGACTACCAGCTGCTGGCCCGCGAGCAGCTGATCTGCGGCACCCAGGTGCACGTGGACCTGCCCGACCGGGACGAGGCGGTGGTGGTGGCCAACCGGGTGGCGCCCTACCTGGCGGTCTTCCTCGCGCTCAGCTCCAGCTCGCCGTTCTGGGCCGACGGCTCGGACACCGGCTACGCCAGCGCCCGCACCCTGGTGTGGCTGCGCTGGCCCACCACCGGCGCCAGCAGCGGCGCCGGCTCGGCCGCGGAGTACGACGCGCTGGTCGGCGACCTGGTCTCCAGCGGGGTGATCACCGACCCGGGGATGGTCTACTTCGACGTCCGCCCCTCCACCCGGCTGCCCACCCTGGAGCTGCGGATCTGCGACGGCTGCCCGTCGGTGGACTCGGTGGTGCTCATCGCCGGCCTCTTCCGCGCGCTGGTGGAGCGCGAGGTGGCAGACCTGCGGGCAGGCGTCCCGCCGCTGCAGGTCTCCACCACGCTGAACCGCGCCGCGCTGTGGCGGGCGGCCCGCTCCGGGCTGGAGGGGGAGCTGGTCGACGTGGTCACCGGCACGCCCCGTCCTGCCGGAGAGGTGGTCGACTCGCTGGTGCGGATGCTGCGTCCGCAGCTGGTGCAGACCGGCGACTGGGACACCATCTCCGAGCTGGCCCGCAGCGCCGTGCACGTGGGCAGCTCGGCCTCCCGTCAGCGCCGCACCCTGCGCCGGCGCGGCCTGCTCACCGACGTCGTGGACCTGCTGATGGCCGAGACGGCGTGCCTGCTCACCCCGCAGGCGGAGATCTCCGACCCCGAGGGCACGCTGCTGCACGGCTACCAGCTGCTGGGCAGCCCCCCCGTGGTGGACGTGCACGACGAGGCCGTGGACCACCGGGGCGAGGTGCGGCCGGAGTACCAGCACGTGCTGAAGCTCGCCGCCGGGCTCGGTCCGGCCGGGCTGCGCAAGCGGCAGGCGGAGGTGGAGCGGGAGCAGAGCATCGACGGGGTGACCTTCCGGGTCAGCGGGGAGGGCCAGCCGCAGATCTTCCCGCTGGACGTGGTGCCGCGGCTGGTGCCCGCCCACGACTGGGAGCTGCTGCAGCGCGGCCTCGCCCAGCGCACGCTGGCGCTCAACGCGTTCATCGAGGACGTCTACGGCGAGCGCACGCTGGTGCACGACGGGGTGCTGCCGCCGGAGGTGCTCGACCGGGCGCCGGGCCTGCGCGAGAGCGGGCTGCTGGCCCCACGCGGGCGGGTGCGCACCCACTTCAGCGGGGTCGACCTGGTGTGCACCGGACCCGGCTCGTGGCTGGTGCTGGAGGACAACCTGCGGGTGCCCTCCGGCGTCGCCTACGCCCTGGCCAACCGCAGCCTGATGTGCGGAACTCTCCCCGAGCTGGAGATGCCGGCCGACGTGCTCTCCCACGACGCGGTGGCCGGGATGATCCGGGACACCCTGCTGGCCGCCGCACCCCCGCGGGCCGGTGACGCGGTGTCCGCCGCGGTGCTCACCTCCGGCTGGCAGGACTCGGCCTACTTCGAGCACAAGCTGATCGCCGACCAGACCGGGCTGCCGCTGGTGCGCACGGAGAACCTCTCGGTGAACGACGGAGTGCTGCACCTGCACCACGGGCGCCAGTCCCGGCGCATCGACGTGCTCTACGTGCGGATGGACGAGGACATGCTGCTGTCCTCCCTCGGCCACGACGGCCAGCCGCTGCGCCAGGGGCTCACCGAGGCGCTGGGCAACGGCACCCTGACCCTGGCCAACGCGCTGGGCAACGGGGTGGGTGACGACAAGGCGATCTACCCCTACGTCCCGGCGATGATCGACTACTACCTGGGCCAGGCGCCCATCCTCGACCAGGTGCCCACCATGGTGTGCGCCGACCGCGCCCAGCGCGACGAGGTGCTCGGCCGGCTCGCGGAGCTGGTGGTCAAGCCCATCGACGGCTTCGGTGGTGCGGGCATCACCATCGGGCCGGAGTGCACCGACGAGGAGCTGGCCGAGCGTCGGGTGGAGCTGATGACCCACCCGGAGCGCTACGTCGCCCAGGAGGTGGTGCCGCTGTCCACCCACCCCACCTTCGACGGCACCGGCTTCTACCCCCACCACGTGGACCTGCGGGCGTTCGTGCACCTGCGCGCCGACGGCGACCGGGTGGACGCGCACGTGGTGCCGGCCGCGCTCACCCGGGTGGCGCCCGCGGGCACCAAGATCGTGAACACCTCGCGCGGCGGCGGTGGGAAGGACACCTGGATCCAGGGCTGA